A genome region from Pirellulales bacterium includes the following:
- a CDS encoding SCO family protein, whose protein sequence is MTAVPTRTIRRRPSRWLPARLGVGLVALLAGSYLCLPLAAAEDAIASAADAAQLKRGIANLEAPNGYVPRQEDAPAPLQGVNVTEHLGDKLPLELTFKDERNHGVRLADYFDGQHPVILTMNYSDCPMLCSLQLEGLVECLQEIDWTLGHEYRIVTVSINPNETTGRAQLAQQHYLRLYQRETRDAGGWHFLTGQNANVERLAKATGFGYAWVPERKEFAHAAVAMVCTPDGRLSRYLYGVHYQPQTVRLSLVEASDGRIGTATDKILLFCFHYDSATGRYGPAALRLMRAGGALTVGLVLVGLWQLRRVDRRRQSQPDPAAGTQPDPMATAESLVAAVPLSISLTAPDAASPSPQTT, encoded by the coding sequence ATGACCGCCGTCCCCACTCGCACGATACGACGCAGGCCCAGCCGCTGGCTGCCGGCGCGGTTGGGCGTTGGCCTGGTCGCATTGCTGGCCGGCTCGTACCTGTGCCTTCCCTTGGCCGCGGCCGAGGACGCGATCGCCAGCGCCGCGGATGCCGCACAGCTCAAGCGCGGCATCGCCAACCTCGAGGCGCCGAACGGATACGTGCCGCGCCAAGAAGATGCCCCGGCCCCGCTGCAAGGCGTCAACGTAACCGAGCATCTCGGCGACAAGCTGCCCTTGGAGCTGACCTTCAAGGACGAGCGGAATCACGGTGTGCGGTTGGCCGACTATTTCGACGGCCAGCACCCGGTAATCCTGACGATGAACTACTCCGACTGCCCGATGCTGTGCAGCCTGCAGCTCGAAGGCCTGGTCGAATGCCTACAAGAGATCGATTGGACGCTGGGGCACGAGTACCGCATCGTGACCGTCAGCATCAATCCGAACGAAACGACCGGCCGCGCTCAATTGGCCCAGCAGCACTACCTGCGGCTCTACCAGCGCGAAACGCGCGACGCCGGCGGCTGGCACTTCTTGACCGGCCAAAACGCCAACGTCGAGCGGCTCGCCAAGGCGACCGGATTTGGCTACGCCTGGGTGCCCGAGCGGAAAGAGTTTGCCCACGCGGCCGTGGCGATGGTCTGCACGCCCGACGGTCGCCTGTCGCGTTACTTGTACGGCGTGCATTATCAGCCGCAAACCGTGCGGCTGTCGCTGGTCGAGGCCTCCGACGGGCGCATCGGCACCGCGACCGACAAGATCCTGCTGTTTTGCTTTCACTACGACTCGGCCACCGGCCGCTATGGACCCGCCGCCTTGCGATTGATGCGGGCCGGCGGTGCCTTGACCGTGGGACTGGTGCTCGTGGGTCTGTGGCAATTGCGGCGGGTCGATCGCCGGCGCCAGTCGCAGCCCGACCCGGCTGCGGGTACTCAGCCCGACCCGATGGCAACCGCGGAGTCGC
- a CDS encoding quinol:cytochrome C oxidoreductase has protein sequence MHKHAVINIFDEQRFLGEAGSRLTRNAGIVGFVGLGLSLFLGFLDKDSLAHFQHSYLVAFCFFFTISLGALFFLCTQHVTRAGWSVAVRRVAELLAGLLPILFVLFLPILVPLLMGNSGLYSWNNPKVVEESHLLKHKQVFLNPQAFALRSVAYFAIWTILARYFLGRSVQQDTDGNPDWTTRMQSVSAPACILFALTTTFAAFDWLMSLLPEWYSTIFGVYFFAGTAIAFFAGVILTSMLIQRTGRLSHAITTEHYHDLGKFMFGFVVFWAYIGFSQLMLIWYANIPEELVFYRMRWQGGWEYISLALLFGHFFIPFLGLVSRHVKRSRFGLAFWATWLLVMHWLDLYWLVMPNLDSNRVPWSLMDATCMLGVGGLFVAAFAWLASDRSLVPVRDPRLRDSLAFKNA, from the coding sequence ATGCACAAGCACGCAGTCATCAACATTTTCGACGAGCAGCGTTTCCTGGGCGAAGCCGGGTCGCGTCTGACCCGCAACGCTGGGATTGTCGGCTTCGTGGGCCTGGGCCTGTCGCTGTTTTTGGGCTTCCTCGATAAGGACAGCCTGGCGCACTTCCAGCATTCCTACCTGGTTGCTTTCTGCTTCTTCTTCACCATCTCGCTGGGCGCGCTATTCTTCCTGTGCACCCAGCACGTGACCCGGGCCGGGTGGAGCGTCGCTGTGCGGCGCGTGGCCGAACTGCTGGCCGGCCTCCTGCCGATCTTGTTCGTGCTGTTTCTACCGATTCTCGTGCCCCTGTTGATGGGCAACAGCGGCCTCTACTCGTGGAACAATCCGAAGGTCGTCGAAGAGAGCCACCTGCTGAAGCACAAGCAGGTGTTCTTGAATCCGCAGGCCTTCGCCCTGCGCAGCGTCGCATATTTCGCCATCTGGACGATCCTGGCCCGGTACTTCCTGGGCCGTTCGGTGCAGCAAGACACCGACGGCAATCCCGACTGGACGACGCGGATGCAATCGGTCAGCGCGCCGGCGTGCATCCTATTCGCCCTGACCACGACCTTCGCCGCGTTCGATTGGTTGATGAGCCTGTTGCCCGAGTGGTACAGCACCATCTTCGGCGTGTATTTCTTCGCAGGGACGGCCATCGCCTTCTTCGCGGGCGTGATCCTCACGTCGATGCTGATCCAACGGACCGGCCGGCTGAGCCACGCGATCACCACCGAGCACTACCACGATCTGGGCAAGTTCATGTTCGGCTTCGTCGTGTTCTGGGCCTACATCGGCTTCTCACAGTTGATGTTGATCTGGTACGCGAACATTCCGGAAGAGCTGGTCTTTTACCGCATGCGGTGGCAGGGTGGCTGGGAATACATCTCCCTGGCCCTGTTGTTCGGCCACTTCTTCATCCCGTTCCTGGGTCTGGTCTCGCGCCATGTGAAGCGCAGCCGCTTCGGGCTGGCGTTCTGGGCCACCTGGTTGCTGGTCATGCACTGGCTCGACCTGTATTGGCTGGTGATGCCGAACTTGGATTCCAACCGCGTGCCTTGGAGCTTGATGGACGCCACCTGCATGCTGGGCGTCGGTGGGCTGTTCGTGGCGGCTTTCGCCTGGCTGGCCAGCGACCGCTCGCTGGTGCCGGTGCGCGACCCGCGGTTGCGCGACTCCCTGGCCTTCAAGAACGCATAA
- a CDS encoding DUF3341 domain-containing protein: MSAHSSTSSAAAERVAGVLAQYESADALLAAAEKVRDAGYQRWDLHSPHPIHGAEEAMGQRMTVLPWIVLLLGITGAGLGLLLQWWTNSINYPFLISGKPLFSLPAFIPIVFECTILFAAFATFFGMWGLNQLPQFFHPVFASERFRRATSDGFFISVEAEDPKFQQQRTTELLSSAGAQLVETLMVPATLPGLPQGIKVAGVVLTILGLLPPAVILAARGSTGTSPRVHPIQDMDFQPKMKAQKANPLFADGREYRAPVAGTVARGELQADDHFERGVVGEDWAKTFPKELTIDQASLERGRQQFNIYCATCHGRLGVGDGLIARRATELEDPAWVPPLSLHAPTVVVQPVGQLFNSITKGVRKMPPYGSQISTADRWAILLYVRALQRSQNATIDDVPENQRAALNP; encoded by the coding sequence AAAAGGTGCGCGACGCTGGTTATCAGCGCTGGGATTTGCATTCGCCCCACCCGATCCACGGTGCCGAGGAGGCGATGGGCCAGCGGATGACCGTGCTGCCCTGGATCGTGCTGCTGCTGGGCATCACCGGCGCCGGATTGGGCCTGCTGCTGCAATGGTGGACCAACTCGATCAACTACCCGTTCCTGATCAGCGGTAAGCCGCTCTTCAGCCTGCCGGCGTTCATCCCGATCGTGTTCGAGTGCACGATTTTGTTCGCGGCCTTCGCCACGTTCTTCGGCATGTGGGGTCTGAACCAACTGCCGCAGTTCTTCCACCCGGTGTTCGCCAGCGAACGGTTTCGCCGGGCAACGTCCGACGGCTTCTTCATCTCGGTCGAAGCCGAGGATCCGAAGTTTCAGCAACAGCGTACCACCGAGTTGCTCAGCTCGGCCGGCGCGCAATTGGTCGAAACGCTGATGGTTCCGGCGACGCTGCCGGGCCTGCCGCAAGGGATCAAGGTGGCCGGCGTCGTCCTGACCATCTTGGGGCTGTTGCCGCCGGCCGTGATCCTCGCGGCCCGGGGCTCGACCGGCACGTCGCCGCGGGTCCACCCGATCCAGGACATGGACTTCCAGCCGAAGATGAAGGCGCAAAAAGCCAACCCATTGTTCGCCGACGGCCGCGAATACCGCGCGCCCGTAGCCGGCACCGTGGCGCGCGGCGAATTGCAAGCGGACGATCACTTCGAGCGCGGCGTCGTCGGCGAGGATTGGGCCAAGACGTTTCCCAAGGAATTGACGATTGATCAGGCCTCGCTGGAGCGCGGCCGGCAGCAATTCAATATCTACTGCGCCACCTGTCACGGCCGCCTGGGCGTGGGCGATGGCTTGATCGCGCGGCGGGCCACCGAGCTCGAAGACCCGGCCTGGGTACCGCCGCTCTCGCTGCACGCGCCGACGGTCGTCGTGCAGCCGGTGGGCCAGTTGTTCAACTCGATCACCAAGGGGGTCCGCAAGATGCCGCCCTATGGCTCGCAGATTTCGACGGCCGACCGCTGGGCCATCTTGCTCTATGTCCGGGCCCTGCAGCGCAGCCAGAACGCCACGATCGACGACGTGCCCGAGAATCAACGCGCGGCCCTGAACCCCTAA